In one Deinococcus ruber genomic region, the following are encoded:
- a CDS encoding phosphotransferase enzyme family protein has product MEEQRMNADQTVILDDFGLVDSPRTTTLLDRAPVWAVPYGDERVVVKRTSRAYGSAVATWTRHLRRSGVAVVAPVPSLALNPRVVPPYDEQWVVYPWIAGARYTGAKDEIAASGHLLGQIHACDPAVDFGLKTYITVRPFTADEMRNDAETIMTHVGGHAPEKAVEAQRLLDTRMGQYVSDVLPRVQRLTLPLVSASWDHKAANLVFPTPTSPVLIDPDNAARMPRLYDLAMTALTFHLDLRLHDGPARLLTAEEWQTFLDGYRQQITLTSEECAVWPDLLLCAWMDEAIWQLQDGSEGWGDPRGRQMLLDLLELPHAFLL; this is encoded by the coding sequence ATGGAGGAACAAAGGATGAATGCGGATCAAACGGTGATCTTGGACGATTTTGGACTTGTAGATTCCCCACGGACGACAACGTTGCTGGACCGAGCTCCCGTCTGGGCAGTGCCATACGGTGACGAGAGAGTCGTCGTGAAACGCACCAGCCGTGCGTATGGGAGCGCAGTCGCGACCTGGACCCGGCATCTCAGGCGCAGCGGCGTGGCGGTGGTCGCCCCGGTCCCGTCGCTGGCTCTCAACCCAAGGGTTGTCCCCCCCTATGACGAACAATGGGTGGTCTATCCATGGATCGCCGGGGCAAGGTATACGGGCGCCAAGGACGAAATTGCTGCTTCAGGGCACCTTCTCGGACAGATTCACGCCTGCGATCCAGCCGTCGACTTCGGACTCAAGACGTACATTACAGTCAGACCCTTCACAGCGGACGAGATGCGGAACGACGCGGAGACCATCATGACCCATGTGGGTGGCCATGCCCCAGAGAAGGCCGTGGAAGCCCAGAGGCTGTTGGACACCAGGATGGGTCAGTACGTTTCAGATGTGCTGCCCAGGGTACAACGGCTGACACTCCCGCTCGTCAGTGCCAGCTGGGATCATAAGGCCGCGAATCTGGTGTTTCCCACGCCGACCTCACCTGTGCTGATCGATCCGGACAACGCCGCTCGTATGCCGCGTCTGTACGACCTCGCCATGACGGCCCTGACGTTTCACCTTGATCTGAGGCTGCACGACGGGCCCGCACGGCTCTTGACAGCTGAAGAGTGGCAAACGTTTCTGGACGGGTACCGACAGCAGATCACATTGACCTCTGAAGAGTGTGCCGTCTGGCCGGATCTGCTGTTGTGCGCGTGGATGGATGAAGCGATCTGGCAGTTGCAGGACGGTTCAGAGGGTTGGGGCGATCCTCGGGGACGCCAAATGCTCTTGGATCTCCTTGAGCTGCCTCACGCGTTCCTCCTGTAA
- a CDS encoding ATP-binding protein — MSSSDAVWRLTVLGSATLTRADGGSVRLDRKTLTLLAYLGLEGVQSRAQLSALLWPDTPAAAARNNLVHLLRRLKAASGADLVRSEGQQLRLAPQVQLDVLNVLGEHPLGPPPPFLDGHDFDDCLDLTDWVHSQREAVLVRWLTAQRQAIVQAQANGQLQQALAVAEALLLADPLSEEAHRSVMSLQYALGDRSAALRAYQRCKALLHSEVGVEPSPETVRLAREIGEGTLPLATPDNSIPLSVLRPPTLVGRESEWARMEQAWAAGLGIMVIGEAGSGKSRLAVDFLRSKTSHQLLLFGGRPGDAAAPYTTHARTYRQVLGAYPDLDLPDWVRRELARIIPELALPGAAEAGPDAQMPLRSEADKLRFYEAKVEMIRRVALRGPVILASDDLHYMDEASIEAGGYVFSKFFGDADTNLRTLFCFRTDALSGLAAAVAQQMIDAGLAVPIRLGPLDDRAVASLLSEIEVPSDAALASDVWRFTHGNPQFVLETVKAMFETQTFTVGQPGETLSGNVAQQITERLGRLSEAALHAARAAAVLQSEVTLERVAEVLHIGLLDIATAWEELEQAQITRGERFAHDLLFEAVLAQIPAATRRLLHRSAARVLSAPDQGSWPTAAQQAAEVARHWLSGGEPLQAAPWLMKAAQAAEATLRLSEAASFYHEAAAAYDAANLPSEAQEARAAERAAQLRAAV, encoded by the coding sequence GTGTCTTCCTCTGATGCTGTCTGGCGGCTGACCGTGCTCGGATCGGCCACCCTGACCCGAGCGGACGGCGGCAGCGTGCGCCTCGACCGCAAGACGCTGACGCTCCTGGCCTATCTGGGGCTGGAAGGCGTCCAGTCGCGCGCACAGCTGTCGGCGCTGCTGTGGCCGGATACTCCGGCGGCGGCGGCCCGCAATAACCTGGTGCATCTGCTGCGCCGCCTGAAAGCCGCCAGCGGAGCCGACCTCGTGCGTTCAGAGGGCCAGCAGCTGCGACTCGCGCCGCAGGTGCAGCTCGATGTGTTGAACGTTCTGGGCGAACATCCGCTCGGCCCACCGCCGCCGTTTCTGGACGGCCACGACTTCGACGACTGCCTGGATCTGACCGACTGGGTCCACAGCCAGCGCGAGGCGGTACTGGTGCGCTGGCTGACGGCCCAGCGGCAGGCGATCGTACAGGCACAGGCGAACGGACAGCTTCAGCAGGCACTCGCTGTCGCCGAAGCGCTGCTGCTGGCCGATCCGCTCTCCGAGGAGGCCCACCGCAGCGTCATGAGCCTGCAGTACGCGCTGGGTGATCGTTCCGCCGCGCTGCGAGCCTACCAGCGCTGTAAGGCGCTGCTGCACAGTGAAGTCGGCGTGGAGCCGTCGCCGGAAACGGTGCGGCTGGCCCGCGAGATCGGGGAAGGGACCCTGCCGCTCGCCACGCCCGACAACAGCATTCCGCTGAGTGTGCTGCGCCCGCCCACCCTCGTGGGCCGCGAGAGCGAGTGGGCGCGCATGGAGCAGGCGTGGGCGGCGGGCCTGGGCATCATGGTGATCGGTGAGGCGGGGAGCGGGAAGTCGCGGTTGGCGGTGGATTTTCTGCGCTCGAAAACGTCGCATCAGTTGCTGCTCTTCGGGGGACGGCCCGGCGACGCGGCGGCCCCGTACACCACCCATGCCCGCACGTACCGGCAGGTGCTCGGCGCCTACCCGGATCTGGACTTGCCCGACTGGGTGCGGCGTGAACTGGCCCGCATCATCCCCGAACTGGCCCTGCCTGGAGCGGCGGAGGCAGGGCCGGATGCCCAGATGCCGCTGCGTTCCGAGGCCGACAAACTGCGCTTCTACGAGGCCAAGGTGGAGATGATCCGGCGGGTGGCGCTGCGGGGACCGGTGATCTTGGCCTCCGACGATCTGCACTACATGGACGAGGCCAGCATCGAGGCGGGTGGGTATGTCTTCTCGAAATTCTTCGGCGACGCCGACACCAACCTGCGGACGCTATTCTGCTTTCGAACCGACGCGCTGAGCGGGCTGGCCGCTGCCGTAGCTCAGCAGATGATCGACGCGGGGCTGGCCGTGCCGATCCGGCTGGGGCCGCTGGACGACCGGGCCGTCGCATCGCTGCTGTCCGAGATCGAAGTGCCGAGCGACGCTGCGCTTGCCAGCGACGTCTGGCGCTTCACCCACGGCAATCCCCAGTTCGTGCTGGAAACCGTGAAGGCGATGTTCGAGACGCAGACCTTCACCGTGGGCCAGCCGGGAGAGACCCTCTCTGGAAACGTGGCGCAGCAGATTACAGAGCGGCTGGGCCGTCTGAGCGAGGCGGCGCTGCACGCGGCCCGCGCTGCCGCCGTGCTGCAAAGCGAAGTGACGCTCGAACGGGTGGCCGAGGTGCTGCATATCGGCCTGCTCGACATCGCCACGGCCTGGGAGGAACTGGAGCAGGCGCAGATCACCCGGGGCGAACGCTTCGCCCACGATCTGCTCTTCGAGGCGGTGCTGGCGCAGATTCCGGCCGCCACCCGCAGGCTGCTGCACCGTTCGGCGGCACGGGTGCTGTCGGCCCCCGATCAGGGAAGTTGGCCCACGGCAGCGCAGCAGGCGGCGGAGGTGGCGCGCCACTGGCTGAGCGGCGGCGAACCGCTTCAGGCCGCTCCCTGGCTGATGAAGGCGGCACAGGCGGCAGAGGCGACACTGCGCCTGAGCGAAGCGGCCTCGTTCTACCACGAGGCGGCAGCGGCTTACGACGCGGCGAATCTGCCATCGGAAGCCCAGGAAGCGCGGGCGGCAGAACGGGCAGCACAGCTCCGCGCCGCCGTGTAA